From Vicia villosa cultivar HV-30 ecotype Madison, WI unplaced genomic scaffold, Vvil1.0 ctg.003080F_1_1, whole genome shotgun sequence, the proteins below share one genomic window:
- the LOC131640363 gene encoding glycogen synthase kinase-3 homolog MsK-2, whose amino-acid sequence MATAGVAPASGLRDVNASSVIAADRLPEEILGMRIKDDKEMEASVVDGSSTEAGHVIVTTIGGKNGQPKQTISYMAERAVGQGSFGIVFQAKCLETGETVAIKKVLQDKRYKNRELQTMRLLDHPNVVTLKHCFFSTTEKDELYLNLVLEFVPETVHRVIRHYSKMNQRMPLIYVKLYSYQICRALAYIHNCVGVSHRDIKPQNLLVNPHTHQLKLCDFGSAKVLVKGEPNISYICSRYYRAPELIFGATEYTTAIDIWSAGCVLGELLLGQPLFPGASGVDQLVEIIKVLGTPTREEIKCMNPNYTEFKFPQIKAHPWHKIFRKRMPPEAVDLVSRLLQYSPNLRSTALEALVHPFFDELRDPNTRLPNGRHLPPLFNFKANELKGVPAEMLVKLIPSHARKQSALFVS is encoded by the exons ATGGCAACAGCGGGTGTAGCACCTGCTTCTGGATTAAGAGATGTAAATGCAAGTTCAGTAATTGCTGCTGATAGGTTGCCTGAGGAGATTCTTGGCATGAGAATTAAGGATGACAAG GAAATGGAAGCAAGTGTGGTAGATGGAAGTAGTACTGAAGCGGGACATGTAATTGTCACTACCATTGGTGGTAAAAATGGTCAGCCAAAGCAG ACAATAAGTTACATGGCTGAGCGTGCTGTTGGACAAGGGTCATTTGGTATAGTTTTCCAG GCAAAATGCTTGGAGACAGGTGAAACTGTGGCTATAAAGAAGGTTCTTCAAGACAAGAGGTACAAGAACCGGGAATTACAAACAATGCGCCTTTTGGACCACCCTAATGTTGTAACTTTGAAGCATTGTTTCTTTTCAACAACTGAAAAAGACGAGCTATATCTTAACTTGGTACTTGAGTTTGTTCCTGAGACTGTccatcgtgtgatcagacactaCAGCAAAATGAATCAGAGGATGCCATTGATATATGTAAAACTTTATTCTTACCAG ATATGCAGAGCTCTAGCTTATATACATAACTGTGTTGGAGTGTCTCATAGGGACATCAAACCTCAAAATCTACTG GTCAATCCTCACACCCACCAGCTGAAGCTTTGTGACTTCGGGAGTGCAAAAGTCCTG GTCAAAGGTGAACCAAACATATCTTACATCTGTTCTAGATATTACCGAGCTCCCGAGCTTATATTTGGCGCAACTGAGTACACCACAGCTATTGACATTTGGTCAGCTGGATGTGTACTCGGAGAACTATTGCTTGGCCAG CCTCTCTTTCCTGGTGCGAGTGGAGTTGATCAGCTTGTTGAAATTATCAAG GTTTTAGGTACCCCAACAAGGGAAGAAATAAAGTGTATGAATCCTAATTACACCGAGTTCAAATTCCCACAAATCAAAGCTCATCCATGGCACAAG ATCTTTCGGAAGCGTATGCCACCTGAGGCTGTGGATCTCGTCTCAAGACTACTGCAATACTCTCCTAATCTTCGAAGCACAGCT TTGGAGGCTCTAGTTCATCCATTCTTTGATGAATTGCGTGATCCAAATACCCGCCTACCAAATGGGCGTCATCTTCCTCCTTTATTTAACTTCAAAGCGAATG AGCTTAAGGGAGTGCCTGCCGAAATGCTGGTGAAACTGATTCCTTCGCACGCAAGAAAGCAATCTGCCTTGTTTGTGTCATAG